The following are encoded together in the Bos javanicus breed banteng chromosome X, ARS-OSU_banteng_1.0, whole genome shotgun sequence genome:
- the LOC133241995 gene encoding melanoma-associated antigen B4-like has protein sequence MPRRQKSKSHARRKRHEVQGDTQEAQASAAAAPKEECPSSHSSAPQGSPPSSPAAGDGQELQGAMAPSSPDAGPSCAGSDEGAQGPEEESSGASQAAPSTQSTRKDPLARKARKLVEFLLEKYTKQEPITQNALMKIVSRKYRQHFPEIFSTARERVELVFGLEMKEIDRRGNIYTLIRKLNLRGNDCRRDEGALPKSRLLMVLLGVIFMNGNRATEEEIWEFLSMLGIYAGRRHCIFGEPRRLITKDLVQKEYLNYRQVPNSDLPRYEFLWGPRACAETSKMKVLEVLAKFHGRVPSSFPDLYDEALRDQVERAEQRGAARAPTMAEASAPSRAKSCSSSHI, from the coding sequence ATGCCTCGGAGGCAGAAGAGCAAGTCCCATGCCCGCAGGAAACGCCACGAGGTTCAAGGGGACACTCAGGAGGCCCAGGCCAGTGCTGCTGCAGCCCCGAAGGAGGAGTGCCCCTCCTCCCACTCTTCTGCCCCTCAGGGTTCTCCCCCGAGCTCCCCTGCTGCTGGCGATGGCCAGGAGCTTCAGGGAGCCATGGCCCCTAGCTCTCCTGATGCAGGGCCTTCATGTGCAGGATCTGATGAAGGTGCCCAGGGCCCTGAGGAGGAAAGTTCAGGTGCCTCCCAGGCAGCCCCTTCCACTCAGAGCACTCGCAAAGATCCTCTGGCCAGGAAGGCCAGGAAACTCGTGGAGTTCCTGCTGGAGAAGTACACCAAGCAGGAGCCCATCACGCAGAATGCCCTGATGAAAATCGTCAGCAGGAAGTACAGGCAGCACTTCCCTGAGATCTTCAGTACAGCCCGTGAGCGCGTGGAGCTGGTCTTTGGCCTGGAGATGAAGGAAATCGACCGTAGAGGGAACATCTACACCCTCATCAGGAAGCTCAACCTCAGGGGAAACGATTGTCGGCGTGATGAGGGGGCGCTGCCCAAGTCCCGTCTCCTCATGGTGCTCCTGGGGGTCATCTTCATGAATGGTAACCGCGCCACTGAGGAGGAGATCTGGGAATTCCTCAGTATGTTGGGGATCTATGCTGGGAGGAGGCACTGCATCTTTGGGGAGCCCAGAAGGCTCATCACCAAAGATCTAGTGCAGAAGGAGTACCTGAACTACCGCCAGGTACCCAATAGTGATCTTCCACGCTACGAGTTCCTTTGGGGCCCAAGAGCTTGTGCTGAGACCAGCAAGATGAAGGTACTGGAGGTTCTAGCCAAGTTCCACGGTAGGGTCCCTAGTTCCTTCCCAGACCTTTATGACGAGGCTCTGAGAGATCAGGTGgagagagcagagcagagaggtGCGGCCAGGGCTCCCACCATGGCTGAGGCCAGTGCCCCTTCCAGGGCCAAGTCCTGCAGCTCCTCCCACATTtag